Proteins from a single region of Catenulispora acidiphila DSM 44928:
- the macS gene encoding MacS family sensor histidine kinase, with amino-acid sequence MNGPGDPTSPVLPMPAAEAVEGAKKAERVEGVAVAEGVESVSVAEVAEAIEAVAAAPEAAEISEASEVPVLPVSQNPQPMLEPVPEPRPAPNSPPQPSPQQRPAVDSAMWRALGFFRSLALFYAVARFAASYDRYAHIGPAVVVLFTMAVWTAWTGIVYHRTTTTRRALLSFLAADFAVGAAAVLSTDLVDTRARIEAGALTLPTVWSAAPVIAVAIALGWRGGVAAAALMGGADLLERGALSQDLIHNAVLMVLTGAAVGYLTALGRTAELTLVRAQRLEAATRERQRLARDIHDGVLQVLALVQRRGAEIGGASRDLGRMAGEQELALRSLVNSWHEVEGADAGGDPVDLDLSALLGRLAGPRVTLAGPGAPVPLPSAVAREVAAAAAAALDNVRAHGGPGADGLGARAWILVEDEGDGVIVTVRDDGPGIPEGRLEEARRAGRLGVAHSIQGRLRDVGGTVDVVSVPGQGTEVEMRVPRPPAPSGAGHGDLKTIWRVR; translated from the coding sequence ATGAACGGGCCGGGGGATCCGACGTCGCCGGTCTTGCCGATGCCGGCCGCCGAGGCGGTTGAGGGGGCTAAGAAGGCTGAGAGGGTCGAGGGCGTCGCGGTTGCCGAGGGCGTTGAATCCGTCTCGGTCGCTGAGGTCGCCGAAGCTATTGAGGCTGTCGCGGCGGCGCCGGAGGCGGCTGAGATATCTGAGGCGTCTGAGGTTCCGGTGCTGCCGGTGTCGCAGAACCCGCAGCCGATGCTGGAGCCGGTCCCGGAGCCGCGCCCCGCGCCGAACTCGCCTCCCCAACCGTCCCCGCAGCAGCGTCCGGCCGTCGACAGCGCCATGTGGCGCGCCCTGGGCTTCTTCCGCAGCCTCGCGCTGTTCTACGCCGTGGCGCGCTTCGCAGCGTCCTACGACCGCTACGCGCACATCGGCCCGGCGGTCGTCGTCCTGTTCACCATGGCCGTCTGGACCGCCTGGACCGGCATCGTCTACCACCGCACCACCACGACCCGGCGTGCGCTGCTGTCCTTCCTCGCCGCGGACTTCGCCGTCGGCGCCGCCGCCGTCCTGAGCACCGACCTGGTCGACACCCGCGCGCGTATCGAAGCCGGCGCTCTGACGCTGCCCACGGTCTGGTCCGCGGCGCCGGTGATCGCCGTCGCGATCGCGCTGGGCTGGCGCGGCGGGGTCGCGGCGGCGGCGCTGATGGGCGGCGCCGACTTGCTCGAGCGCGGCGCGCTGAGCCAGGACCTGATCCACAACGCCGTCCTGATGGTCCTCACCGGCGCGGCGGTCGGCTACCTCACCGCGCTGGGCCGCACCGCCGAGCTCACCCTGGTCCGGGCCCAGCGTCTGGAGGCCGCCACGCGCGAGCGCCAGCGCCTGGCCCGCGACATCCACGACGGCGTGCTGCAGGTGCTGGCGCTGGTCCAGCGGCGCGGCGCGGAGATCGGCGGCGCGAGCCGGGACCTGGGCCGGATGGCCGGGGAGCAGGAGTTGGCGCTGCGTTCGCTGGTCAACAGCTGGCACGAGGTCGAGGGCGCCGATGCCGGCGGCGACCCGGTGGACCTCGATCTGAGCGCGCTGCTCGGCCGGCTGGCCGGACCCCGGGTGACGCTGGCCGGTCCCGGCGCGCCGGTGCCGCTGCCCAGCGCGGTCGCGCGCGAGGTCGCCGCAGCGGCCGCCGCCGCGCTGGACAACGTCCGCGCGCACGGCGGCCCGGGCGCCGACGGCCTCGGAGCCCGCGCCTGGATCCTGGTCGAGGACGAGGGCGACGGCGTCATCGTGACGGTCCGCGACGACGGTCCCGGCATCCCCGAAGGCCGCCTGGAGGAGGCCCGCCGCGCCGGCCGCCTCGGCGTCGCGCACTCCATCCAGGGCCGGCTGCGCGACGTCGGCGGCACCGTCGACGTGGTCTCCGTCCCCGGTCAGGGCACGGAGGTGGAGATGCGCGTCCCGCGTCCGCCCGCGCCGTCCGGCGCCGGCCACGGCGATCTGAAGACCATATGGCGAGTGCGCTGA
- a CDS encoding response regulator: MVADDHPMWRDAVARDLAEAGYDVVATAGDGEEAVRRGTAARPQVVVLDMQMPRLSGAEVTARLVAADPDVKVLVLSASGEQQDVLQAVKAGAIGYLVKSASREELLAAVERIAVGDPVFTPGLAGLVLGEFRKLAMVPPGAGAGTAADTPRLTDRETEVLRLVAKGLSYKQIADRLVLSHRTVQNHVQNTLNKLQLHNRVELVRYAIAQGLDEDDE; this comes from the coding sequence ATGGTCGCCGACGACCACCCGATGTGGCGCGACGCGGTGGCCCGCGACCTCGCCGAGGCCGGGTACGACGTGGTGGCCACGGCGGGGGACGGCGAGGAGGCGGTCCGGCGCGGAACCGCCGCGCGTCCCCAGGTCGTGGTCCTGGACATGCAGATGCCGCGGCTGTCCGGCGCGGAGGTCACGGCCCGCCTGGTCGCCGCCGACCCGGATGTCAAGGTATTGGTGCTCTCGGCCTCCGGCGAGCAGCAGGACGTGCTGCAGGCGGTGAAGGCCGGCGCGATCGGCTACCTGGTGAAGTCCGCCAGCCGCGAGGAACTGCTGGCGGCCGTGGAGCGCATCGCGGTCGGCGACCCGGTGTTCACCCCCGGCCTGGCCGGACTCGTGCTCGGCGAGTTCCGCAAGCTGGCGATGGTCCCCCCGGGCGCCGGCGCCGGGACCGCCGCCGACACCCCGCGCCTCACCGACCGCGAGACCGAGGTCCTGCGGCTGGTCGCCAAGGGACTGTCGTACAAGCAGATAGCCGACCGCCTGGTGCTCTCCCACCGCACCGTGCAGAACCACGTCCAGAACACGCTCAACAAGCTCCAGCTGCACAACCGCGTCGAGCTGGTGCGCTACGCCATCGCCCAAGGGCTCGACGAGGACGACGAATGA